The Streptomyces sp. NBC_00306 sequence TGCCGCGGCGCCCGCGATCAGCGGTGTCGATCTGACCGTTCCCGAAGGGGAGCTGGTGCTCCTCGTCGGTCCGTCGGGGGTCGGCAAGTCGACACTGCTGGGCGCGGTGTCCGGCCTGGTGCCCCACTTCACCGGCGGCACCCTGCGCGGTCGCGTCACCGTCGGCGGCCGTGACACCCGCACGCACAAGCCGCGCGAACTGGCGGACCTCGTCGGCACGGTGGGCCAGGACCCCCTGGCCCACTTCGTCACCGACACGGTCGAGGACGAGCTGGCGTACGGCATGGAGTCGCTCGGTCTCGCGCCCGCTGTGATGCGCCGGAGGGTCGAGGAGACGCTGGATCTGCTCGGCCTGGCGGAGCTGCGCGACCGGCCGATCGCCACGCTCTCCGGCGGGCAGCAGCAACGGGTCGCGATCGGCTCGGTGCTCACCCCGCACCCGCGCGTGCTGGTCCTCGACGAGCCGACGTCCGCGCTGGACCCGGCCGCGGCGGAAGAGGTGCTGGCGGTCCTCCAGCGGCTGGTGCACGACCTCGGCACCACGGTGCTGATGGCCGAGCACCGGCTGGAGCGGGTGGTGCAGTACGCGGACCAGGTCATCCTGCTGCCCGGGCCCGGCATGGCTCCCGTGATCGGTGAACCGGCCGGGGTGATGGCGGCGTCGCCGGTGTACCCGCCCGTGGTGGGCCTCGGACGGCTGGCGGGCTGGGACCCGCTGCCGCTGTCCGTGCGGGATGCCCGGCGCCGGGCATCCGGCCTCCGGGAGCGTCTGGCGGGCCTCTCCCCCACCAGGACCGGACGGGAAGAGGGCGATCGGGGTCCCGAGGGGCCCGGCCCGGACCGGGCCTCCGCTACGGACCGGGCTTCCGGTACGGACCGGGCTTCCGGACGCCGGAAGCTCATGCCCCTCCGGGGCGCGGCCGCGGGCCGGGAGACGGGCCCGGCGCAGGCAGGACCGACGGACCACCTCGCCGTCACCACCCGGCTCGGCGTGCGCCGCGGCCGCGTGGAGGCGCTGCGCGGAGTCGGCATCACGGTCGGCGCCGGCGAGACCGTGGCACTGATGGGGCGCAACGGCGCCGGGAAGTCGACCCTCCTCTCCGCCCTCGTCGGCATGGTCGAACCGGCCACGGGCAGCGTCCTGGTGGGCGGTCTCACCCCGCACCGGACCAGCCCCCGCGAGCTCATCCGGCAGGTCGGGCTCGTGCCGCAGGAGCCGCGCGACCTGCTGTACGCGGACACCGTCGCCGCCGAGTGCGCGGCCGCCGACGCCGACGCGGGTGCCGAGCCGGGCTCCTGCCGTGCGCTGGTCGGTGCGCTGCTGCCCGGCGTGCAGGACGCCGCACATCCGCGCGATCTCTCCGAGGGACAGCGGCTCGCGCTCGCGCTGGCCGTCGTGCTCACCGGGCGTCCGCCGCTGCTGCTCCTCGACGAGCCGACCCGCGGTCTGGACTACGCGGCGAAGGCCCGGCTCGTCGGTGTGCTCCAGGGTCTCGCGCGCGAGGGGCACGGCATCGTGCTGGCCACGCACGACGTGGAGCTGGCGGCGGAACTGGCGCACCGGGTGGTGATCCTGGCCGACGGCGAGATCGTCGCCGACGGGCCGACGGCCGACGTCGTCGTCTCGTCACCCGCCTTCGCGCCGCAGGTCGCCAAGATCCTGGCCCCCCAGCCCTGGCTGACCGTCTCCGAGGTCCGGGAAGCGCTGCGATGACGACAGCACGTCCGGTGCGCCTCGGCCCCCGTTCCATCCTCGCGCTCGCACTGGTGAGTGCGGTCGGCGTGGTCGCCTTCGGCTGGCCGCTGCTCGCCGACCCCGGGTCCGGTCTCGCCCACTCCGCGGACGCGCCCTGGCTGTTCGCCGCGCTGCTTCCGCTGCTCGTGGCCGTCGTCGTCGCGACGATCGCGGACAGCGGCATGGACGCCAAAGCGGTGGCCATGCTCGGCGTCCTCGCCGCGGTCGGGGCGGCGCTGCGTCCGCTCGGCGCCGGGACCGCGGGCCTGGAGCCCATGTTCTTCCTGATGGTCCTCAGCGGCAGGGTGCTGGGGCCGGGCTTCGGCTTCGTCCTGGGCTCGGTCACGATGTTCGCGTCCGCGCTGCTCACCGGCGGGGTCGGGCCCTGGATGCCGTTCCAGATGCTGTCGATGGGCTGGTTCACGATGGGCGCGGGGCTGCTGCCGGGAGCCGGGAGGCTGCGCGGCCGTGCCGAGGTGCTGATGCTCGGCGCGTACGGCGCGGTCGCGGCGTTCGTCTACGGCACGATCATGAACCTCCAGGGCTGGACGTACATCGGCGGGTTGTCGTCGGGGATCTCCTTCCGGCCGGGCGATCCGGTCCACGACAACCTGGTGCGCTTTCTGGCCTATTGCGCGGCGACGTCGTTCGGCTGGGACCTCGGGCGGGCGGCGCTGACGGTCGTCCTGACGCTCACGGTCGGCTCGACCGTCCTCAAGGCGCTGCGCCGTGCCACGCGCCGGGCGGCGTTCGAGGCGCCGGTCGCGTTCGAGGGTGCGGCCGGGGGTGCGGCCGGGCCCGCGGGGCCGGCCGCGTCCGGAGGTCCGATCGCGTCCGAGGGACCGGCAGATCCGGACCGGGGCCCGGGCTCGGGTCTCTCCCCGGACCCGGGTCGGGGCCCGGGAGGGGCCCCGACCGCGTGACCGTCCCGCCCGCTACAGCCGCTGGATGATCGTCGCCGTCGACAGCGCGCCACCCGCACACATCGTGATCAGCGCGAACTCCCGGTCACGCCGTTCCAGTTCGTGCAGCGCCGTGGTGATCAGCCGGGCGCCCGTGGCGCCCACCGGGTGCCCGAGTGCGATGCCGCCGCCGTTGACGTTGACCTTGTCCAGGTCCTGCTCGAAGACCTGCGCCCAGCTCAGCACCACCGACGCGAACGCCTCGTTGACCTCCACCAGGTCGATGTCCCGCAGCGACATCCCCGCCTTGCCCAGGACCGCGCGGGTCGCGTCGATCGGGCCGTCGAGGTGGAAGTGGGGGTCGGCGCCGACGAGCGCCTGCGCCACGATCCGGGCGCGCGGCTTCAGCTTGAGCGCCCTCGCCATCCGCTTCGACGCCCACATGATGGCCGCCGAGCCGTCCGATATCTGCGAGGAGTTGCCCGCCGTGTGCACGGCCGTCGGCATGACCGGCTTCAGTCGGGCCAGCGCCTCCATGCTGGTGTCGCGCAGTCCTTCGTCACGGTCGACGAGCCGCCACATGCCCTGCCCCGCGGCCTGCTCCTCCTCGGTCGTCGGCACCTGGACGGCGAACGTCTCGCGCTTGAAGCGCTCCTCGGCCCAGGCCTCCTGAGCGCGCTCCTGCGACAGCAGCCCGAGCGAGTCGACGCGTTCGCGGGACAGCCCGCGGTGGCGGGCGATGCGCTCGGCGGCCTCGAACTGGTTGGGCAGATCGACGTTCGACTCGTCGGGGAACGGCTTGCCCGGGCCGTGCTTGGAGCCGCTGCCCAGCGGCACACGCGACATCGCCTCGACACCGCAGCTGATGCCGACGTCGATGACGCCCGCCGCGATCATATTGGCGACCATGTGGCTGGCCTGCTGCGAGGATCCGCACTGGCAGTCCACGGTCGTCGCCGCCGTCTCGTAGGGCAGCCCCATGGTCAGCCACGCGGTGCGCGCGGGGTTCATGGACTGTTCGCCGGCATGGGTGACCGTGCCGCCGACGATCTGCTCGACGCAGTCGGCCTGGATGCCGGTACGGCCGAGCAGTTCACGGTAGGTCTCGCCCAGGAGATAGGCGGGATGCAGATTGGCGAGCGCGCCTCCGCGCTTGCCGATGGGGGTGCGTAC is a genomic window containing:
- a CDS encoding ABC transporter ATP-binding protein, coding for MIRFDNVSVTYGDAAAPAISGVDLTVPEGELVLLVGPSGVGKSTLLGAVSGLVPHFTGGTLRGRVTVGGRDTRTHKPRELADLVGTVGQDPLAHFVTDTVEDELAYGMESLGLAPAVMRRRVEETLDLLGLAELRDRPIATLSGGQQQRVAIGSVLTPHPRVLVLDEPTSALDPAAAEEVLAVLQRLVHDLGTTVLMAEHRLERVVQYADQVILLPGPGMAPVIGEPAGVMAASPVYPPVVGLGRLAGWDPLPLSVRDARRRASGLRERLAGLSPTRTGREEGDRGPEGPGPDRASATDRASGTDRASGRRKLMPLRGAAAGRETGPAQAGPTDHLAVTTRLGVRRGRVEALRGVGITVGAGETVALMGRNGAGKSTLLSALVGMVEPATGSVLVGGLTPHRTSPRELIRQVGLVPQEPRDLLYADTVAAECAAADADAGAEPGSCRALVGALLPGVQDAAHPRDLSEGQRLALALAVVLTGRPPLLLLDEPTRGLDYAAKARLVGVLQGLAREGHGIVLATHDVELAAELAHRVVILADGEIVADGPTADVVVSSPAFAPQVAKILAPQPWLTVSEVREALR
- a CDS encoding ECF transporter S component, whose product is MTTARPVRLGPRSILALALVSAVGVVAFGWPLLADPGSGLAHSADAPWLFAALLPLLVAVVVATIADSGMDAKAVAMLGVLAAVGAALRPLGAGTAGLEPMFFLMVLSGRVLGPGFGFVLGSVTMFASALLTGGVGPWMPFQMLSMGWFTMGAGLLPGAGRLRGRAEVLMLGAYGAVAAFVYGTIMNLQGWTYIGGLSSGISFRPGDPVHDNLVRFLAYCAATSFGWDLGRAALTVVLTLTVGSTVLKALRRATRRAAFEAPVAFEGAAGGAAGPAGPAASGGPIASEGPADPDRGPGSGLSPDPGRGPGGAPTA
- a CDS encoding steroid 3-ketoacyl-CoA thiolase, which encodes MAAEPVIVEAVRTPIGKRGGALANLHPAYLLGETYRELLGRTGIQADCVEQIVGGTVTHAGEQSMNPARTAWLTMGLPYETAATTVDCQCGSSQQASHMVANMIAAGVIDVGISCGVEAMSRVPLGSGSKHGPGKPFPDESNVDLPNQFEAAERIARHRGLSRERVDSLGLLSQERAQEAWAEERFKRETFAVQVPTTEEEQAAGQGMWRLVDRDEGLRDTSMEALARLKPVMPTAVHTAGNSSQISDGSAAIMWASKRMARALKLKPRARIVAQALVGADPHFHLDGPIDATRAVLGKAGMSLRDIDLVEVNEAFASVVLSWAQVFEQDLDKVNVNGGGIALGHPVGATGARLITTALHELERRDREFALITMCAGGALSTATIIQRL